One segment of Thermosynechococcus sp. HN-54 DNA contains the following:
- a CDS encoding DUF2808 domain-containing protein, whose product MRQMLAIALVGIAAFTPQSLGVEFPDGRVAFDQPPIFVEANTRYPQVWLTNTTYNFIVQLPTTAGEPLARLDIQQLPGIETIYFLPQRTRAFIGERSRQPISLGEVTFDGNSARLNVTFDPPVPPGSYLRVEVAPVRNPQWDGTYLFAVTAFPRGGDRAMGQPIGTGRLQFYRNSNFF is encoded by the coding sequence ATGCGACAAATGCTAGCGATCGCCCTTGTTGGCATAGCCGCTTTCACCCCTCAGAGCCTAGGGGTTGAGTTTCCTGATGGTCGGGTGGCCTTTGATCAGCCGCCCATTTTTGTTGAGGCCAATACCCGCTATCCTCAAGTGTGGCTGACGAATACCACCTACAACTTCATTGTGCAGCTGCCGACCACCGCCGGCGAACCCCTTGCCCGTCTTGACATTCAGCAACTGCCCGGCATTGAGACGATTTACTTTTTGCCCCAACGTACCCGTGCTTTTATCGGCGAGCGCTCCCGCCAGCCGATTTCCTTGGGCGAGGTGACCTTTGATGGCAATTCAGCCCGCCTCAACGTAACGTTTGATCCCCCTGTGCCACCGGGGTCGTACCTGCGGGTGGAGGTAGCTCCTGTGCGCAATCCCCAATGGGATGGAACCTATCTTTTTGCGGTGACGGCCTTTCCCCGCGGGGGCGATCGCGCCATGGGTCAACCTATCGGTACAGGGCGCTTACAGTTTTACCGCAATTCAAATTTTTTCTGA
- a CDS encoding transcriptional repressor has translation MPLYTAAALKAELNEKGWRLTPQRETILNIFQNLPKGNHLSAEDLHHELRKQGHSISLSTVYRTVKLMSRMGILRELELAEGHKHYELNTMSPHHHHHMVCVQCNRTTEFDNDSILKQALKQTEKYGLQLIDCQLTIYTICPEALRRGYPGLPENWVCSSAIAHGTEPPSRGK, from the coding sequence ATGCCACTTTATACAGCAGCAGCCTTGAAGGCAGAACTGAATGAGAAGGGTTGGCGGTTGACGCCACAGCGAGAAACCATTCTCAATATTTTCCAGAATCTGCCTAAAGGCAATCACCTGAGCGCTGAAGACCTGCACCATGAGTTGCGCAAACAGGGGCACTCCATTAGTTTATCCACTGTGTATCGCACTGTGAAGTTGATGTCGCGGATGGGTATTCTGCGGGAGTTGGAACTTGCCGAGGGACACAAGCACTACGAACTCAATACGATGTCTCCGCATCACCATCACCACATGGTGTGTGTGCAATGCAACCGCACGACCGAGTTTGATAATGACTCTATTCTCAAGCAGGCCTTGAAGCAAACGGAGAAGTATGGTCTGCAACTGATTGATTGCCAACTGACGATCTATACCATTTGTCCAGAGGCGTTGCGGCGTGGCTACCCCGGCTTGCCGGAAAACTGGGTCTGTAGTAGCGCGATCGCCCACGGCACAGAACCCCCCTCGCGGGGTAAATAA
- a CDS encoding NAD(P)H-quinone oxidoreductase subunit N translates to MDLVTLAGQLNAGTILPETIVVVTLLVVLLADLIQGRQADRWTPYLAIIGLGGAIATMIPLWTQPDTVSFFGSFISDHLSLFFRGLIALSALGTILMSIRYVEQTGSSLGEFMTILLTATVGGMFIAGAQELVFIFVALETLSIASYLLTGYTKRDSRSNEAALKYLLIGAASSAIFLYGSSLLYGLSGGHTQLPEIAQALSAESLGLVVALVFVIAGISFKISAVPFHQWTPDVYEGAPTPVVAFLSVGSKAAGFALAIRFLTLAFPSVTDQWQLIFTVLAILSMILGNVVALAQTSMKRMLAYSSIGQAGFVMIGFVVGTEAGYASMLFYLLVYLFMNLGAFTCVILFSLRTGTDQISEYAGLYQKDPLLTLGLSLCLLSLGGIPPLAGFFGKIYLFWAGWQAGAYGLVLLGLLTSVISIYYYIRVVKMMVVKEPQEMSLAVQNYPQISWSTFGMRPLQVGLVMTVIATSLAGILANPLFNLVNTAVLDVPQVANQPMATEIAYQGMLPAEKS, encoded by the coding sequence ATGGATTTGGTGACACTGGCCGGACAGCTCAATGCAGGCACCATTTTGCCGGAAACCATCGTGGTCGTAACGCTACTGGTCGTCCTCTTAGCAGATTTGATTCAGGGACGCCAAGCCGATCGCTGGACACCCTACTTGGCGATCATTGGGTTAGGGGGGGCAATCGCCACAATGATTCCCCTGTGGACGCAGCCCGACACCGTCAGTTTCTTTGGCAGCTTTATCTCCGATCACCTCAGCCTGTTTTTCCGCGGACTGATTGCCCTTTCAGCCTTGGGCACCATTCTCATGTCCATTCGCTATGTTGAGCAAACGGGCAGTTCCCTCGGCGAATTTATGACGATTCTGTTGACGGCCACGGTGGGTGGCATGTTCATTGCCGGCGCCCAAGAGCTGGTCTTTATCTTTGTGGCGCTAGAGACCCTAAGTATTGCCTCTTATCTGCTCACCGGCTACACAAAACGCGATAGCCGCTCCAACGAAGCCGCCTTGAAATATCTCCTGATTGGTGCGGCCAGTTCTGCCATTTTCCTCTATGGTTCGTCACTGTTGTATGGCCTCTCTGGTGGGCACACCCAATTGCCAGAAATTGCCCAAGCCCTCTCTGCGGAATCCTTGGGTCTGGTGGTGGCCTTAGTGTTTGTTATTGCCGGCATTAGTTTCAAAATCTCGGCGGTGCCCTTTCACCAATGGACACCCGATGTTTATGAGGGTGCCCCTACGCCTGTGGTTGCCTTTCTCTCCGTTGGCTCCAAAGCAGCTGGGTTTGCCCTTGCCATTCGCTTTTTGACCTTGGCCTTCCCCAGTGTGACTGATCAGTGGCAACTCATCTTTACGGTGCTGGCCATCCTCAGCATGATTCTCGGCAATGTGGTTGCCCTTGCCCAAACCAGCATGAAGCGGATGCTCGCCTACTCTTCCATCGGTCAGGCGGGATTTGTGATGATTGGGTTTGTTGTTGGCACGGAGGCAGGTTATGCCAGTATGCTCTTTTACCTGCTGGTGTACCTCTTCATGAACCTTGGTGCCTTTACCTGTGTCATTCTCTTCTCGCTGCGCACCGGCACCGATCAAATTAGTGAGTATGCGGGTCTCTATCAAAAAGATCCGCTGCTGACCCTAGGACTAAGCCTATGCCTGCTTTCTCTGGGAGGCATTCCCCCCTTGGCCGGCTTCTTTGGCAAAATCTACCTCTTCTGGGCAGGTTGGCAGGCGGGTGCCTATGGTCTCGTCTTGCTGGGTCTATTGACGAGTGTGATCTCGATTTACTACTACATTCGTGTCGTCAAGATGATGGTGGTCAAGGAACCCCAAGAAATGTCCCTCGCTGTGCAAAATTATCCACAGATTTCTTGGTCAACCTTTGGCATGCGTCCTTTGCAGGTGGGTCTGGTCATGACCGTTATTGCTACCTCCTTGGCAGGAATCCTCGCCAATCCCCTCTTCAACTTGGTGAATACGGCAGTGTTGGATGTGCCCCAAGTAGCTAATCAACCAATGGCCACAGAGATTGCCTACCAAGGGATGCTACCAGCAGAAAAATCTTAA
- the rpsP gene encoding 30S ribosomal protein S16: MIKLRLKRYGKKRNATYRIVAMNNTDRRDGRALEELGFYDPIRGEVRLKEEAIKRRLAQGAQPTDTVRRLFVKANLLPETAKK; the protein is encoded by the coding sequence ATGATTAAACTGCGTCTCAAACGCTACGGCAAAAAACGCAACGCCACCTATCGGATTGTGGCGATGAACAATACCGATCGCCGCGATGGGCGTGCCCTTGAAGAGCTGGGCTTCTATGATCCCATCCGTGGTGAGGTGCGCCTCAAAGAAGAAGCGATCAAGCGGCGTTTGGCGCAGGGTGCACAACCCACAGACACAGTGCGGCGCCTCTTTGTCAAGGCGAATCTTCTCCCCGAAACCGCCAAAAAATAG
- the fabD gene encoding ACP S-malonyltransferase, with the protein MTKTAWLFPGQGSQHPEMMADLLTAYPPAKERCEQAAAVLGWSVIDCCAGRVGNLDQTLYTQPSLFIVESLLVDALKERGAKADFVAGHSLGEYAALYAAEVFDFTTGLKLVQRRAELMNAAGDGKMVALIGFDREQLQEAIASTPNVVLANDNHPGQVVISGLPAAVDAVLGKIKVKRAVPLNVSGAFHSPLMAEAAATFATLLEECTFHEAIFPVLNNVEPEPTTDAAVIKARLRSQMTGSVRWVETCHALAAAGVTHALEIGPGTVLAGLVKRTTPEINVTSVATMASLESLV; encoded by the coding sequence ATGACAAAAACAGCATGGTTATTTCCCGGCCAAGGGTCGCAACATCCAGAAATGATGGCGGATTTGCTGACGGCCTATCCCCCTGCCAAGGAACGGTGTGAACAGGCAGCGGCTGTCTTGGGCTGGTCGGTGATTGACTGCTGTGCCGGTCGTGTCGGCAATTTAGATCAAACGCTCTATACCCAGCCCAGTTTGTTTATCGTCGAGAGCCTCTTGGTGGATGCCCTCAAGGAACGGGGGGCAAAGGCGGACTTTGTCGCGGGGCATAGTCTTGGCGAATATGCTGCCCTCTATGCGGCGGAGGTTTTTGACTTTACAACAGGACTGAAGTTAGTGCAGCGGCGAGCCGAACTGATGAATGCCGCGGGGGACGGTAAGATGGTGGCCTTAATTGGCTTTGACCGCGAGCAGTTGCAAGAGGCGATCGCCAGCACCCCCAATGTGGTTCTGGCCAATGATAACCATCCGGGGCAGGTGGTGATTTCGGGGCTGCCGGCAGCGGTGGACGCGGTACTAGGCAAAATTAAAGTGAAGCGGGCAGTTCCCTTGAATGTGAGTGGTGCCTTTCACTCCCCCTTGATGGCAGAGGCGGCAGCCACGTTTGCCACGCTGCTGGAGGAGTGCACCTTCCACGAGGCGATCTTTCCCGTCTTGAACAATGTCGAACCTGAACCGACAACGGATGCAGCAGTGATCAAGGCACGCTTGCGATCGCAGATGACGGGTTCTGTCCGTTGGGTAGAGACTTGCCATGCCCTTGCAGCTGCGGGAGTAACCCACGCCCTCGAAATCGGCCCTGGCACTGTACTGGCCGGTTTGGTGAAACGCACCACCCCAGAGATCAACGTCACCAGTGTGGCAACGATGGCTAGTTTGGAGAGCCTAGTGTGA
- the gap gene encoding type I glyceraldehyde-3-phosphate dehydrogenase translates to MTLKVGINGFGRIGRLVLRAGLVYDNIEFVGINDLVPADNLAYLFKYDSTHGIYPSSVKATAEGIEIDGKFIPCTAIRNPAELPWGSVGADYIVESTGLFTGYEGAAQHLQAGAKRVVISAPTKDADKVKTIVVGVNDATFDPTVDVIVSNASCTTNCLAPVAKVLHETFGLAEGLMTTVHSVTATQPTVDGPSKKDWRGGRGAGQNIIPASTGAAKAVTLVLPELKGKLTGMAFRVPTPDVSVVDLTFKTEKATSYEEICAAMKAAAEGELKGILGYTEEAVVSSDFIGDGRSSIFDATAGIQLNSNFFKVVAWYDNEWGYSCRVVDLLKIMAAKDGLL, encoded by the coding sequence ATGACGTTGAAAGTCGGTATTAATGGCTTTGGTCGCATTGGTCGCCTAGTGCTACGGGCAGGTCTTGTCTACGACAATATCGAGTTTGTCGGTATTAATGATCTCGTGCCAGCGGATAACCTTGCCTATTTGTTTAAGTACGATTCCACCCACGGAATTTACCCTAGCAGCGTCAAGGCCACAGCTGAGGGCATTGAAATTGATGGTAAGTTTATTCCCTGTACCGCCATTCGCAATCCAGCGGAACTGCCCTGGGGATCGGTTGGCGCTGACTACATTGTTGAATCTACGGGTCTCTTTACTGGCTATGAGGGGGCGGCTCAGCATCTCCAAGCCGGTGCCAAACGAGTCGTCATCTCAGCGCCCACCAAGGATGCCGATAAGGTGAAAACAATTGTTGTGGGTGTGAATGATGCGACCTTTGATCCGACGGTAGATGTAATTGTCTCCAATGCCAGTTGTACGACAAATTGCTTGGCACCAGTCGCCAAGGTATTGCACGAAACCTTTGGTTTAGCTGAGGGCTTAATGACAACAGTGCACTCTGTCACGGCAACTCAACCCACAGTCGATGGACCGAGCAAGAAAGACTGGCGCGGCGGCCGCGGTGCTGGCCAAAATATTATTCCCGCTTCTACCGGGGCTGCTAAAGCGGTGACACTGGTGTTGCCCGAACTCAAGGGCAAGTTGACGGGCATGGCCTTTCGCGTACCCACGCCCGATGTGTCGGTGGTAGATTTGACCTTCAAAACCGAGAAGGCGACGAGCTATGAAGAGATTTGCGCCGCCATGAAGGCAGCCGCCGAGGGGGAACTCAAGGGCATTCTTGGCTATACCGAAGAGGCTGTTGTCTCCAGTGATTTTATTGGTGATGGTCGCTCCAGTATCTTTGATGCCACGGCGGGTATCCAACTCAATAGCAATTTCTTTAAGGTGGTGGCGTGGTACGACAACGAGTGGGGCTATTCCTGCCGCGTGGTGGATTTACTAAAAATCATGGCTGCAAAGGATGGTCTGCTCTAG
- a CDS encoding rhodanese-like domain-containing protein: MTVKELAARLATEVETLQLIDVREPAEWDIVHLPPFTLLPLSEFPQWSPQIRQLFDPDRETLVLCHHGVRSAQMGYWLIQQGFRNVKNIVGGIDAYAAAVDPSLPRY; the protein is encoded by the coding sequence ATGACAGTGAAGGAACTGGCCGCACGCCTTGCTACAGAGGTAGAGACACTCCAACTGATTGACGTGCGCGAACCCGCAGAGTGGGACATTGTTCACTTACCACCCTTCACGCTGTTGCCCCTAAGTGAATTTCCCCAGTGGTCTCCCCAAATTCGTCAACTATTTGATCCAGATCGGGAAACCTTGGTCCTCTGTCATCATGGTGTGCGCTCTGCCCAAATGGGGTACTGGCTCATTCAGCAGGGCTTTCGCAATGTCAAGAACATTGTGGGTGGTATTGATGCCTATGCTGCGGCAGTGGATCCAAGTCTTCCCCGTTATTAG
- the rpsU gene encoding 30S ribosomal protein S21 yields MSEVRLGENESIESALRRFKKKIQKAGILSEVKRRERYEKPSLRRKRKQEAARKRNR; encoded by the coding sequence GTGTCTGAAGTGCGTTTAGGTGAAAACGAATCCATTGAGTCCGCTCTACGGCGATTTAAGAAAAAAATTCAAAAGGCGGGCATTCTTTCGGAAGTCAAACGGCGTGAACGCTATGAAAAGCCCAGCCTGCGCCGCAAACGTAAACAGGAGGCTGCCCGCAAGCGCAACCGTTAA
- a CDS encoding 1-acyl-sn-glycerol-3-phosphate acyltransferase translates to MSRDREPLISLILYHLFKWSVVSPLLHTYFRGRIYGAHQVPLRGPLVVVANHASYFDPPLISNCVRRPVAWMAKEELFKIPIFRTLIRWYGAYPVKRGAGDRRALQAALNALDQGWAVGVFLQGTRTKDGRIDDPKLGAALIAAKAQAPLLPVCLWGTQEILKKGGFPRPVPITVRIGAPIPPPASGDRAALEAVTQRCCEVIHSLHDLGR, encoded by the coding sequence GTGAGTCGCGATCGCGAGCCGTTGATTAGCTTGATTCTCTACCATCTCTTCAAATGGTCAGTGGTGAGTCCACTGCTGCACACCTATTTTCGGGGGCGCATCTATGGAGCCCATCAGGTGCCGTTGCGCGGGCCATTGGTGGTGGTGGCCAATCATGCCAGTTACTTTGATCCGCCCCTGATCTCCAACTGTGTGCGCCGTCCCGTGGCTTGGATGGCTAAGGAGGAATTGTTCAAAATTCCCATTTTTCGGACATTGATTCGGTGGTATGGTGCCTATCCCGTGAAACGGGGAGCGGGCGATCGCCGCGCATTACAGGCTGCCCTCAACGCCCTAGACCAAGGTTGGGCCGTGGGGGTCTTTTTGCAGGGCACTCGCACCAAGGATGGCCGTATTGATGACCCGAAACTAGGGGCAGCACTCATTGCTGCCAAAGCCCAAGCGCCTCTGTTGCCCGTATGTCTTTGGGGAACCCAAGAGATCCTGAAAAAAGGTGGATTCCCAAGACCTGTTCCCATTACGGTGCGCATTGGCGCCCCCATTCCGCCACCAGCTTCTGGCGATCGCGCTGCCCTAGAAGCCGTGACTCAGCGCTGTTGTGAAGTCATCCACAGTCTCCATGACTTGGGTCGCTAG
- a CDS encoding LD-carboxypeptidase → MTAFATLPPPLQPGDRLAVAFPSGVLRQREPFWQGVACWQAQGYEVIVDEAAFAGWGYLAGSDQQRRDRLRHLLQDDSIKGILCGRGGFGATRLLEQWQWPAVSPKWLIGFSDITALLWSYAAQGVAGVHGPVLTTLAAEPLWSQQRLFDLVRGKPLEPLLGTGWGGGVVQGRLLVGNLTVATHLLATPDCPPFENVILALEDVGEAPYCIDRRLTQWRRSGVLHQIKGIALGRFSRCEDPTTQPNFRVVEVLGDRLGDLGIPIVSDLPFGHEGVNAALPVGVAAELDGDRGSLRVSL, encoded by the coding sequence GTGACAGCTTTTGCTACACTACCGCCTCCCCTTCAGCCGGGCGATCGCCTTGCCGTCGCCTTTCCCAGTGGTGTCCTCCGCCAAAGGGAACCTTTTTGGCAGGGAGTGGCCTGTTGGCAAGCTCAGGGCTATGAGGTGATTGTGGATGAGGCGGCCTTTGCAGGCTGGGGCTACCTTGCGGGTTCCGATCAACAGCGGCGCGATCGCCTGCGGCACTTATTGCAAGACGATTCTATTAAGGGCATTCTCTGCGGGCGGGGTGGATTTGGGGCGACTCGTCTGTTGGAGCAGTGGCAGTGGCCAGCGGTATCGCCGAAATGGCTGATTGGTTTTTCGGATATTACAGCTCTGCTGTGGAGCTATGCTGCCCAAGGGGTGGCCGGTGTCCATGGCCCAGTACTCACTACGCTAGCGGCAGAACCCCTTTGGAGTCAGCAGCGGCTTTTTGATCTGGTGCGGGGCAAACCCCTAGAGCCGCTGTTGGGAACGGGTTGGGGAGGCGGTGTGGTGCAAGGTCGCCTCTTAGTGGGGAATTTAACAGTCGCGACTCATCTACTGGCCACCCCTGATTGCCCACCTTTTGAGAATGTGATCTTGGCCCTAGAGGATGTGGGTGAAGCCCCCTATTGCATTGACCGCAGATTGACGCAGTGGCGCCGCAGTGGTGTGTTGCATCAGATTAAGGGGATTGCCCTCGGTCGTTTTAGTCGCTGTGAGGATCCGACCACCCAACCCAATTTTCGGGTGGTTGAGGTTTTGGGCGATCGCTTAGGGGATTTGGGAATTCCGATTGTCAGTGACTTGCCCTTTGGGCATGAGGGAGTTAATGCCGCCTTACCTGTGGGGGTCGCAGCAGAGTTGGATGGCGATCGCGGCTCTTTGCGGGTATCACTATAA
- a CDS encoding KH domain-containing protein, whose protein sequence is MAESAAPNYAALIRFLLEPFMEAPETLRLHAEFSPATSRIWVRLAFAGEDKGRVYGRGGRNLQAIRAVLQAAAQAAGQQVYLDVYDDTKSTPKIDHHRGDRPRRSHRRSYPSSRRQS, encoded by the coding sequence ATGGCTGAATCGGCTGCCCCCAACTATGCCGCCCTCATTCGCTTCCTGCTTGAGCCGTTTATGGAGGCGCCGGAAACGCTACGGCTGCATGCAGAATTCTCTCCTGCTACCTCTCGTATTTGGGTACGTCTGGCATTTGCGGGCGAGGATAAGGGGCGGGTCTATGGGCGAGGAGGGCGCAACCTTCAGGCTATTCGAGCCGTGTTACAAGCGGCGGCTCAAGCTGCGGGTCAGCAAGTTTACTTAGATGTCTATGACGATACCAAAAGTACGCCTAAAATAGATCACCATAGAGGCGATCGCCCACGGCGATCCCATCGTCGTTCTTATCCATCATCAAGGAGGCAAAGTTAG